The Coffea arabica cultivar ET-39 chromosome 1e, Coffea Arabica ET-39 HiFi, whole genome shotgun sequence genome has a window encoding:
- the LOC113705531 gene encoding bifunctional nitrilase/nitrile hydratase NIT4B isoform X1, whose translation MALIPTNSHSQVNEGPLFAEVDMGADSSATSVRATVVQASTIFYDTPATLDKAERLLAEAASYGAQLVVFPEAFIGGYPRGSNFGVTVGNRTAKGKEDFRKYHAAAIDVPGPEVDRLAAMAGKYKVYLVMGVIEREGYTLYCTVLFFDSQGRYLGKHRKVMPTALERVIWGFGDGSTIPVFETPIGKIGAAICWENKMPLLRMAMYAKGIEIYCAPTADSRDVWQASMTHIALEGGCFVLSANQFCRRKDYPPPPEYLFLGTEEDPDSVVCAGGSVIISPSGTVLAGPNYEGEALISADLDLGAIARAKFDFDVVGHYSRPEVLSLVVRDHPTRPVTFTSESEKGEGTQK comes from the exons ATGGCTTTAATTCCCACAAATTCCCATTCCCAGGTCAATGAAGGACCCTTGTTTGCAGAAGTGGACATGGGTGCTGACTCCTCTGCAACCTCTGTTCGTGCCACCGTGGTCCAGGCCTCTACCATTTTCTATGATACCCCTGCCACCCTGG ATAAAGCTGAAAGGCTGCTCGCTGAAGCAGCCTCTTATGGTGCCCAATTGGTTGTATTTCCTGAAGCGTTTATTGGTGGCTATCCTCGtggatcaaattttggtgtTACAGTTGGTAATCGTACAGCAAAGGGTAAGGAAGACTTCCGGAAATATCATGCTGCAGCCATAGATGTGCCTG GTCCTGAAGTTGATCGTTTGGCTGCCATGGCTGGAAAATATAAAGTGTATTTAGTGATGGGTGTGATTGAGAGAGAGGGATACACACTCTACTGTACAGTACTGTTTTTTGACTCTCAAGGTCGTTACCTTGGAAAGCACCGTAAAGTCATGCCAACAGCTTTGGAAAGAGTAATCTGGGGATTTGGAGATGGATCTACAATTCCAGTTTTTGAGACACCAATTGGAAAAATAGGTGCTGCAATATGTTGGGAAAATAAAATGCCACTACTAAGGATGGCAATGTATGCTAAAG GCATTGAAATATATTGTGCACCTACTGCTGATTCGAGAGATGTATGGCAAGCATCAATGACTCATATTGCTCTTGAGGGTGGATGTTTTGTTTTATCTGCCAACCAGTTCTGCCGAAGGAAAGATTACCCACCTCCGCCTGAATATCTCTTTTTAGGCACTGAAGAAGATCCTGACTCTGTTGTTTGTGCTGGTGGAAGTGTTATAATTTCACCATCAGGGACTGTGCTTGCTGGACCAAACTATGAAGGGGAAGCACTCATCTCTGCAGATCTGG ATCTCGGAGCAATAGCGCGGGCAAAGTTTGATTTCGATGTAGTTGGGCATTATTCAAGGCCTGAAGTGCTTAGCCTAGTCGTTAGAGACCATCCTACAAGACCAGTAACTTTCACTTCAGAATCGGAAAAAGGGGAAGGCACACAGAAGTAG
- the LOC113705531 gene encoding bifunctional nitrilase/nitrile hydratase NIT4B isoform X2, with the protein MALIPTNSHSQVNEGPLFAEVDMGADSSATSVRATVVQASTIFYDTPATLDKAERLLAEAASYGAQLVVFPEAFIGGYPRGSNFGVTVGNRTAKGKEDFRKYHAAAIDVPGPEVDRLAAMAGKYKVYLVMGVIEREGYTLYCTVLFFDSQGRYLGKHRKVMPTALERVIWGFGDGSTIPVFETPIGKIGAAICWENKMPLLRMAMYAKGIEIYCAPTADSRDVWQASMTHIALEGGCFVLSANQFCRRKDYPPPPEYLFLGTEEDPDSVVCAGGSVIISPSGTVLAGPNYEGEALISADLVAEFPFLYNFRTASHCEINVCI; encoded by the exons ATGGCTTTAATTCCCACAAATTCCCATTCCCAGGTCAATGAAGGACCCTTGTTTGCAGAAGTGGACATGGGTGCTGACTCCTCTGCAACCTCTGTTCGTGCCACCGTGGTCCAGGCCTCTACCATTTTCTATGATACCCCTGCCACCCTGG ATAAAGCTGAAAGGCTGCTCGCTGAAGCAGCCTCTTATGGTGCCCAATTGGTTGTATTTCCTGAAGCGTTTATTGGTGGCTATCCTCGtggatcaaattttggtgtTACAGTTGGTAATCGTACAGCAAAGGGTAAGGAAGACTTCCGGAAATATCATGCTGCAGCCATAGATGTGCCTG GTCCTGAAGTTGATCGTTTGGCTGCCATGGCTGGAAAATATAAAGTGTATTTAGTGATGGGTGTGATTGAGAGAGAGGGATACACACTCTACTGTACAGTACTGTTTTTTGACTCTCAAGGTCGTTACCTTGGAAAGCACCGTAAAGTCATGCCAACAGCTTTGGAAAGAGTAATCTGGGGATTTGGAGATGGATCTACAATTCCAGTTTTTGAGACACCAATTGGAAAAATAGGTGCTGCAATATGTTGGGAAAATAAAATGCCACTACTAAGGATGGCAATGTATGCTAAAG GCATTGAAATATATTGTGCACCTACTGCTGATTCGAGAGATGTATGGCAAGCATCAATGACTCATATTGCTCTTGAGGGTGGATGTTTTGTTTTATCTGCCAACCAGTTCTGCCGAAGGAAAGATTACCCACCTCCGCCTGAATATCTCTTTTTAGGCACTGAAGAAGATCCTGACTCTGTTGTTTGTGCTGGTGGAAGTGTTATAATTTCACCATCAGGGACTGTGCTTGCTGGACCAAACTATGAAGGGGAAGCACTCATCTCTGCAGATCTGG TGGCTGAATTTCCCTTTCTCTACAACTTTAGGACCGCTTCCCATTGTGAAATAAATGTTTGTATCTGA
- the LOC113705531 gene encoding bifunctional nitrilase/nitrile hydratase NIT4B isoform X3 — MAGKYKVYLVMGVIEREGYTLYCTVLFFDSQGRYLGKHRKVMPTALERVIWGFGDGSTIPVFETPIGKIGAAICWENKMPLLRMAMYAKGIEIYCAPTADSRDVWQASMTHIALEGGCFVLSANQFCRRKDYPPPPEYLFLGTEEDPDSVVCAGGSVIISPSGTVLAGPNYEGEALISADLDLGAIARAKFDFDVVGHYSRPEVLSLVVRDHPTRPVTFTSESEKGEGTQK, encoded by the exons ATGGCTGGAAAATATAAAGTGTATTTAGTGATGGGTGTGATTGAGAGAGAGGGATACACACTCTACTGTACAGTACTGTTTTTTGACTCTCAAGGTCGTTACCTTGGAAAGCACCGTAAAGTCATGCCAACAGCTTTGGAAAGAGTAATCTGGGGATTTGGAGATGGATCTACAATTCCAGTTTTTGAGACACCAATTGGAAAAATAGGTGCTGCAATATGTTGGGAAAATAAAATGCCACTACTAAGGATGGCAATGTATGCTAAAG GCATTGAAATATATTGTGCACCTACTGCTGATTCGAGAGATGTATGGCAAGCATCAATGACTCATATTGCTCTTGAGGGTGGATGTTTTGTTTTATCTGCCAACCAGTTCTGCCGAAGGAAAGATTACCCACCTCCGCCTGAATATCTCTTTTTAGGCACTGAAGAAGATCCTGACTCTGTTGTTTGTGCTGGTGGAAGTGTTATAATTTCACCATCAGGGACTGTGCTTGCTGGACCAAACTATGAAGGGGAAGCACTCATCTCTGCAGATCTGG ATCTCGGAGCAATAGCGCGGGCAAAGTTTGATTTCGATGTAGTTGGGCATTATTCAAGGCCTGAAGTGCTTAGCCTAGTCGTTAGAGACCATCCTACAAGACCAGTAACTTTCACTTCAGAATCGGAAAAAGGGGAAGGCACACAGAAGTAG
- the LOC113705538 gene encoding uncharacterized protein isoform X3, producing the protein MLRKNLNVDGGLVGGQSKVRKRGSSSSSSSSLVRNYRLKRAILVGKKAGSSTPVPTWKMSSSSRSPSLKNVKNILLAPKGGGGGGGDRGKELSVSARKLAATLWEINGVVSTAKMKSHVEDRKSEIDQGGDRKDRILKSSKGGSVPFYCSDPSFSPLSEKMDQPNAGSHRRRASVGSQKLLPSDCNLGGFTSLHNASLMENQLHVHSRTPRGNKVKHRLKDLLGALTTSKDLLKVLNHIWRLEEQPPASLSLLSALKVELERAYIQVNKVIHEQKSSQHEIDFLLHQFEEERATWKMKEKERIRSAVKAIAGELEIEKKLKRQTERLNKKLGRELADTKKALARANKELESEKRAREILEQVCDELARGIGEDRAVVEGLKKESAKVREEVEKEREMLHLADVLREERVQMKLLEAKYEFEEKNAAVDELRTELEACLKTKVDEEQEASSPNYERIKELQKYLRETLPVSSQYQDQEKNDVEVAYKEEVEEAEDSGDSDLHSIELNMDDNSKSHKWSDVVQDGSKKMAINGKTTGRKSTSEKRQRQSISIERQTPDGIEWEFSPTRHRNSDTLAGGKLFEFPSKAWKKECEDEIERYNMIKDLRDHIVSGTRISSSHEVASPQKKLPSQDPSRVVSEAFAVLQRAL; encoded by the exons ATGCTGAGGAAAAACTTAAATGTGGATGGAGGACTTGTTGGAGGGCAGAGCAAGGTGAGAAAGAGGGGAAGTTCATCATCATCTTCGTCTTCATTAGTTCGAAATTATCGGTTGAAAAGGGCAATTTTGGTTGGAAAGAAAGCAGGTTCAAGCACTCCTGTTCCAACTTGGAAGATGAGTAGTAGTTCAAGATCACCTTCTCTGAAAAATGTCAAGAATATTCTGCTGGCACCAAAGggtggtggcggtggtggtggtgataGAGGGAAAGAATTGTCGGTGTCGGCTCGAAAACTGGCTGCTACCTTGTGGGAGATTAATGGGGTGGTTTCTACTGCTAAAATGAAAAGCCATGTGGAAGATAGAAAAAGTGAAATTGATCAAGGGGGTGATAGGAAAGATAGAATTTTGAAGTCATCCAAAGGTGGTTCAGTGCCATTTTATTGTTCTGATCCATCTTTTAGTCCTTTATCTGAG AAAATGGATCAGCCTAATGCGGGCTCTCATCGAAGAAGAGCTTCAGTTGGTTCTCAGAAACTTCTGCCATCTGACTGCAACTTGGGTGGCTTTACCTCTCTTCATAATGCCAGCTTAATGGAG AATCAGTTACATGTTCATAGCCGAACTCCCCGCGGGAACAAAGTTAAGCACCGGTTGAAAGATTTACTAGGTGCTCTTACCACATCCAAGGATCTGTTGAAAGTATTGAATCACATATGGCGTCTTGAAGAACAACCACCTGCTAGCTTGTCCCTGCTTTCAGCCTTAAAAGTTGAGCTCGAACGAGCTTATATTCAGGTTAATAAGGTGATTCATGAGCAAAAATCAAGTCAGCACGAGATTGATTTTCTGTTGCATCAGTTTGAGGAAGAGAGAGCCActtggaaaatgaaagagaaagaaCGGATACGTAGTGCTGTTAAAGCAATTGCAGGGGAGCTTGAGATAGAGAAGAAGCTGAAGCGTCAAACAGAGAGACTGAACAAGAAACTAGGAAGAGAATTAGCAGACACAAAAAAAGCTTTGGCGAGGGCTAACAAGGAACTCGAAAGTGAGAAGAGGGCAAGAGAGATTTTAGAGCAAGTATGCGATGAATTAGCTAGAGGAATTGGAGAAGATAGAGCTGTTGTGGAAGGACTTAAAAAAGAATCTGCTAAAGTTCGTGAAGAGGtggaaaaagagagggaaatgCTTCATCTGGCTGATGTGCTGCGAGAGGAAAGGGTCCAAATGAAACTTTTGGAAGCCAAGTATgaatttgaagagaaaaatgctGCTGTTGATGAATTGAGGACTGAGCTTGAGGCCTGCTTAAAAACCAAGGTAGACGAAGAGCAAGAGGCCAGCTCTCCAAACTATGAAAGGATAAAGGAACTTCAGAAATATTTAAGAGAGACCCTTCCAGTTTCAAGTCAATATCAAGATCAAGAGAAGAATGATGTGGAAGTTGCGTACAAGGAGGAGGTAGAGGAAGCAGAAGATTCAGGTGATAGTGATCTTCACTCGATTGAATTGAACATGGATGATAATAGCAAGAGTCACAAATGGAGTGATGTTGTTCAAGATGGCTCGAAGAAGATGGCAATCAATGGTAAAACTACAGGAAGGAAGTCCACCTCTGAAAAGAGACAAAGGCAAAGCATTTCCATAGAAAGGCAAACTCCTGATGGGATTGAGTGGGAATTTTCTCCCACACGACACAGAAATTCTGATACGCTTGCAGGGGGGAAATTGTTCGAATTTCCTTCCAAAGCTTGGAAAAAAGAATGTGAAGATGAAATTGAGAGATACAACATGATCAAGGACCTTAGAGACCATATCGTTTCTGGTACAAGAATATCATCATCTCATGAAGTTGCTAGCCCCCAAAAAAAGTTGCCATCTCAAGATCCTAGCAGGGTGGTATCGGAAGCATTTGCAGTATTGCAACGAGCACTTTGA
- the LOC113705538 gene encoding uncharacterized protein isoform X2, with protein sequence MLRKNLNVDGGLVGGQSKVRKRGSSSSSSSSLVRNYRLKRAILVGKKAGSSTPVPTWKMSSSSRSPSLKNVKNILLAPKGGGGGGGDRGKELSVSARKLAATLWEINGVVSTAKMKSHVEDRKSEIDQGGDRKDRILKSSKGGSVPFYCSDPSFSPLSEKMDQPNAGSHRRRASVGSQKLLPSDCNLGGFTSLHNASLMEVDQNQLHVHSRTPRGNKVKHRLKDLLGALTTSKDLLKVLNHIWRLEEQPPASLSLLSALKVELERAYIQVNKVIHEQKSSQHEIDFLLHQFEEERATWKMKEKERIRSAVKAIAGELEIEKKLKRQTERLNKKLGRELADTKKALARANKELESEKRAREILEQVCDELARGIGEDRAVVEGLKKESAKVREEVEKEREMLHLADVLREERVQMKLLEAKYEFEEKNAAVDELRTELEACLKTKVDEEQEASSPNYERIKELQKYLRETLPVSSQYQDQEKNDVEVAYKEEVEEAEDSGDSDLHSIELNMDDNSKSHKWSDVVQDGSKKMAINGKTTGRKSTSEKRQRQSISIERQTPDGIEWEFSPTRHRNSDTLAGGKLFEFPSKAWKKECEDEIERYNMIKDLRDHIVSGTRISSSHEVASPQKKLPSQDPSRVVSEAFAVLQRAL encoded by the exons ATGCTGAGGAAAAACTTAAATGTGGATGGAGGACTTGTTGGAGGGCAGAGCAAGGTGAGAAAGAGGGGAAGTTCATCATCATCTTCGTCTTCATTAGTTCGAAATTATCGGTTGAAAAGGGCAATTTTGGTTGGAAAGAAAGCAGGTTCAAGCACTCCTGTTCCAACTTGGAAGATGAGTAGTAGTTCAAGATCACCTTCTCTGAAAAATGTCAAGAATATTCTGCTGGCACCAAAGggtggtggcggtggtggtggtgataGAGGGAAAGAATTGTCGGTGTCGGCTCGAAAACTGGCTGCTACCTTGTGGGAGATTAATGGGGTGGTTTCTACTGCTAAAATGAAAAGCCATGTGGAAGATAGAAAAAGTGAAATTGATCAAGGGGGTGATAGGAAAGATAGAATTTTGAAGTCATCCAAAGGTGGTTCAGTGCCATTTTATTGTTCTGATCCATCTTTTAGTCCTTTATCTGAG AAAATGGATCAGCCTAATGCGGGCTCTCATCGAAGAAGAGCTTCAGTTGGTTCTCAGAAACTTCTGCCATCTGACTGCAACTTGGGTGGCTTTACCTCTCTTCATAATGCCAGCTTAATGGAG GTGGATCAGAATCAGTTACATGTTCATAGCCGAACTCCCCGCGGGAACAAAGTTAAGCACCGGTTGAAAGATTTACTAGGTGCTCTTACCACATCCAAGGATCTGTTGAAAGTATTGAATCACATATGGCGTCTTGAAGAACAACCACCTGCTAGCTTGTCCCTGCTTTCAGCCTTAAAAGTTGAGCTCGAACGAGCTTATATTCAGGTTAATAAGGTGATTCATGAGCAAAAATCAAGTCAGCACGAGATTGATTTTCTGTTGCATCAGTTTGAGGAAGAGAGAGCCActtggaaaatgaaagagaaagaaCGGATACGTAGTGCTGTTAAAGCAATTGCAGGGGAGCTTGAGATAGAGAAGAAGCTGAAGCGTCAAACAGAGAGACTGAACAAGAAACTAGGAAGAGAATTAGCAGACACAAAAAAAGCTTTGGCGAGGGCTAACAAGGAACTCGAAAGTGAGAAGAGGGCAAGAGAGATTTTAGAGCAAGTATGCGATGAATTAGCTAGAGGAATTGGAGAAGATAGAGCTGTTGTGGAAGGACTTAAAAAAGAATCTGCTAAAGTTCGTGAAGAGGtggaaaaagagagggaaatgCTTCATCTGGCTGATGTGCTGCGAGAGGAAAGGGTCCAAATGAAACTTTTGGAAGCCAAGTATgaatttgaagagaaaaatgctGCTGTTGATGAATTGAGGACTGAGCTTGAGGCCTGCTTAAAAACCAAGGTAGACGAAGAGCAAGAGGCCAGCTCTCCAAACTATGAAAGGATAAAGGAACTTCAGAAATATTTAAGAGAGACCCTTCCAGTTTCAAGTCAATATCAAGATCAAGAGAAGAATGATGTGGAAGTTGCGTACAAGGAGGAGGTAGAGGAAGCAGAAGATTCAGGTGATAGTGATCTTCACTCGATTGAATTGAACATGGATGATAATAGCAAGAGTCACAAATGGAGTGATGTTGTTCAAGATGGCTCGAAGAAGATGGCAATCAATGGTAAAACTACAGGAAGGAAGTCCACCTCTGAAAAGAGACAAAGGCAAAGCATTTCCATAGAAAGGCAAACTCCTGATGGGATTGAGTGGGAATTTTCTCCCACACGACACAGAAATTCTGATACGCTTGCAGGGGGGAAATTGTTCGAATTTCCTTCCAAAGCTTGGAAAAAAGAATGTGAAGATGAAATTGAGAGATACAACATGATCAAGGACCTTAGAGACCATATCGTTTCTGGTACAAGAATATCATCATCTCATGAAGTTGCTAGCCCCCAAAAAAAGTTGCCATCTCAAGATCCTAGCAGGGTGGTATCGGAAGCATTTGCAGTATTGCAACGAGCACTTTGA
- the LOC113705538 gene encoding uncharacterized protein isoform X1 yields the protein MLRKNLNVDGGLVGGQSKVRKRGSSSSSSSSLVRNYRLKRAILVGKKAGSSTPVPTWKMSSSSRSPSLKNVKNILLAPKGGGGGGGDRGKELSVSARKLAATLWEINGVVSTAKMKSHVEDRKSEIDQGGDRKDRILKSSKGGSVPFYCSDPSFSPLSEKMDQPNAGSHRRRASVGSQKLLPSDCNLGGFTSLHNASLMEVMQVDQNQLHVHSRTPRGNKVKHRLKDLLGALTTSKDLLKVLNHIWRLEEQPPASLSLLSALKVELERAYIQVNKVIHEQKSSQHEIDFLLHQFEEERATWKMKEKERIRSAVKAIAGELEIEKKLKRQTERLNKKLGRELADTKKALARANKELESEKRAREILEQVCDELARGIGEDRAVVEGLKKESAKVREEVEKEREMLHLADVLREERVQMKLLEAKYEFEEKNAAVDELRTELEACLKTKVDEEQEASSPNYERIKELQKYLRETLPVSSQYQDQEKNDVEVAYKEEVEEAEDSGDSDLHSIELNMDDNSKSHKWSDVVQDGSKKMAINGKTTGRKSTSEKRQRQSISIERQTPDGIEWEFSPTRHRNSDTLAGGKLFEFPSKAWKKECEDEIERYNMIKDLRDHIVSGTRISSSHEVASPQKKLPSQDPSRVVSEAFAVLQRAL from the exons ATGCTGAGGAAAAACTTAAATGTGGATGGAGGACTTGTTGGAGGGCAGAGCAAGGTGAGAAAGAGGGGAAGTTCATCATCATCTTCGTCTTCATTAGTTCGAAATTATCGGTTGAAAAGGGCAATTTTGGTTGGAAAGAAAGCAGGTTCAAGCACTCCTGTTCCAACTTGGAAGATGAGTAGTAGTTCAAGATCACCTTCTCTGAAAAATGTCAAGAATATTCTGCTGGCACCAAAGggtggtggcggtggtggtggtgataGAGGGAAAGAATTGTCGGTGTCGGCTCGAAAACTGGCTGCTACCTTGTGGGAGATTAATGGGGTGGTTTCTACTGCTAAAATGAAAAGCCATGTGGAAGATAGAAAAAGTGAAATTGATCAAGGGGGTGATAGGAAAGATAGAATTTTGAAGTCATCCAAAGGTGGTTCAGTGCCATTTTATTGTTCTGATCCATCTTTTAGTCCTTTATCTGAG AAAATGGATCAGCCTAATGCGGGCTCTCATCGAAGAAGAGCTTCAGTTGGTTCTCAGAAACTTCTGCCATCTGACTGCAACTTGGGTGGCTTTACCTCTCTTCATAATGCCAGCTTAATGGAG GTTATGCAGGTGGATCAGAATCAGTTACATGTTCATAGCCGAACTCCCCGCGGGAACAAAGTTAAGCACCGGTTGAAAGATTTACTAGGTGCTCTTACCACATCCAAGGATCTGTTGAAAGTATTGAATCACATATGGCGTCTTGAAGAACAACCACCTGCTAGCTTGTCCCTGCTTTCAGCCTTAAAAGTTGAGCTCGAACGAGCTTATATTCAGGTTAATAAGGTGATTCATGAGCAAAAATCAAGTCAGCACGAGATTGATTTTCTGTTGCATCAGTTTGAGGAAGAGAGAGCCActtggaaaatgaaagagaaagaaCGGATACGTAGTGCTGTTAAAGCAATTGCAGGGGAGCTTGAGATAGAGAAGAAGCTGAAGCGTCAAACAGAGAGACTGAACAAGAAACTAGGAAGAGAATTAGCAGACACAAAAAAAGCTTTGGCGAGGGCTAACAAGGAACTCGAAAGTGAGAAGAGGGCAAGAGAGATTTTAGAGCAAGTATGCGATGAATTAGCTAGAGGAATTGGAGAAGATAGAGCTGTTGTGGAAGGACTTAAAAAAGAATCTGCTAAAGTTCGTGAAGAGGtggaaaaagagagggaaatgCTTCATCTGGCTGATGTGCTGCGAGAGGAAAGGGTCCAAATGAAACTTTTGGAAGCCAAGTATgaatttgaagagaaaaatgctGCTGTTGATGAATTGAGGACTGAGCTTGAGGCCTGCTTAAAAACCAAGGTAGACGAAGAGCAAGAGGCCAGCTCTCCAAACTATGAAAGGATAAAGGAACTTCAGAAATATTTAAGAGAGACCCTTCCAGTTTCAAGTCAATATCAAGATCAAGAGAAGAATGATGTGGAAGTTGCGTACAAGGAGGAGGTAGAGGAAGCAGAAGATTCAGGTGATAGTGATCTTCACTCGATTGAATTGAACATGGATGATAATAGCAAGAGTCACAAATGGAGTGATGTTGTTCAAGATGGCTCGAAGAAGATGGCAATCAATGGTAAAACTACAGGAAGGAAGTCCACCTCTGAAAAGAGACAAAGGCAAAGCATTTCCATAGAAAGGCAAACTCCTGATGGGATTGAGTGGGAATTTTCTCCCACACGACACAGAAATTCTGATACGCTTGCAGGGGGGAAATTGTTCGAATTTCCTTCCAAAGCTTGGAAAAAAGAATGTGAAGATGAAATTGAGAGATACAACATGATCAAGGACCTTAGAGACCATATCGTTTCTGGTACAAGAATATCATCATCTCATGAAGTTGCTAGCCCCCAAAAAAAGTTGCCATCTCAAGATCCTAGCAGGGTGGTATCGGAAGCATTTGCAGTATTGCAACGAGCACTTTGA
- the LOC113705554 gene encoding photosystem I subunit O-like: MATTFATASTVVGLGTSSLSSPSRASSPKKVCLNSGFLKSPVTTRNPLSLAQISGGKFTCFERDWLRTDFNVIGFGLIGWIAPSSIPVINGKSLTGLLFESIGTELAHFPTGPPLTSPFWLWMVTWHLGLFITLTFGQIGFKGRTEGYFDK, translated from the exons ATGGCTACCACATTTGCTACTGCCTCAACCGTGGTAGGCTTGGGAACATCTTCTTTGTCATCGCCTTCTCGGGCATCTTCACCAAAGAAAGTATGCTTGAACTCAG GCTTCCTAAAATCTCCCGTAACGACTAGGAATCCTTTGAGCCTAGCACAAATATCAGGAGGGAAGTTTACTTG CTTTGAGAGAGACTGGCTGAGGACAGACTTCAATGTGATTGGATTTGGATTAATTGGTTGGATTGCACCTTCCAGCATTCCAGTAATTAATGGGAAAAGCTTGACAGGGCTCCTCTTTGAGAGTATTGGAACTGAGCTGGCTCACTTCCCTACTGGTCCTCCTCTCACTTCTCCATTCTG GTTGTGGATGGTCACTTGGCATTTGGGGTTGTTTATCACCCTTACTTTTGGACAAATTGGATTCAAGGGGAGGACTGAGGGCTATTTTGACAAATGA